From one Solanum stenotomum isolate F172 chromosome 12, ASM1918654v1, whole genome shotgun sequence genomic stretch:
- the LOC125848578 gene encoding 60S ribosomal protein L32-1 — protein MAVPLLNKKVVKKRVKRFIRPQSDRRITVKESWRRPKGIDSRVRRKFKGCVLMPNIGYGSDKKTRHYLPNGFKKFVVHNASELEILMMHNRTYCAEIAHNVSTRKRKEIVERAAQLDVVITNKLARLHSQEDE, from the exons ATGGCCGTGCCTCTGCTTAACAAGAAGGTCGTGAAGAAGAGAGTGAAGAGGTTTATTAGACCTCAGAGTGACCGAAGAATCACTGTCAAG GAAAGCTGGCGCAGACCCAAGGGTATTGATTCTAGAGTGAGGAGAAAGTTCAAGGGATGTGTCTTGATGCCCAATATTGGTTACGGGTCAGACAAGAAGACTCGCCACTATCTTCCCAATGGCTTCAAGAAGTTTGTTGTGCATAATGCTAGTGAGCTTGAGATCCTAATGATGCACAACAG AACTTACTGTGCGGAAATTGCACATAATGTTTCCACCAGGAAGAGGAAAGAGATCGTCGAGCGAGCTGCACAGCTTGACGTTGTCATAACAAACAAGCTTGCTAGGTTGCACAGCCAGGAGGATGAATGA
- the LOC125849087 gene encoding protection of telomeres protein 1b-like, which produces MNISSSRDDYKFLQIVDARAALGQKVNLIGVVIETGLPKQSKGTDCFCSIRIIDESYPSPGIAVNFFAETMDKLPEVLTVGDIIQISQVVMKTHGPDIYALFNKKFSSFAIFDGKNDSNFLPYQCSSKYHAREQDKKFILGLMKWLVDHKIDTGLTDLHSLKEIREGERFNLICKIVHVCEVEKNKWMLLVWDGMDTPPVTIKTKLEEEMENPLPLQPVDFILQRDVLCTLPPLGTVLRVIVDRCNEKLGINFLKSNRWVKLINIRCELHAALWHAILMPFTRVCYLSDEDDIVLQRMSQYDERRKSKWGWMPLSSFPWSSDIAETDYPNVPFVSLMRALANPKVIGKFHCVVRVVAAFPWLAEDFRSPSGVYRIRLTLEDPTARIHAYLYKEDAEQFFDGYPSVYTLTKKRNLLLGTSEGDDGSEMNDHFRNPPWIRCCLKSYHIDDSDSWGSRNFRIFATTMKA; this is translated from the exons ATGAATATCAGTAGTAGCCGGGATGACTACAAGTTCCTTCAAATAGTAGATGCCAGGGCTGCACTTGGCCAGAAAGTTAATCTCATCGGCGTCGTTATCGAAACCGGTCTTCCCAAGCAATCCAAGGGCACGG ATTGCTTTTGCTCCATTAGGATCATTGATGAGTCCTACCCAAGCCCAGGGATTGCAGTTAATTTTTTTGCCGAAACTATGGATAAGCTTCCTGAAGTGCTGACTGTTGGTGATATAATTCAGATCTCTCAAGTTGTG ATGAAAACTCATGGACCCGATATTTATGCTTTGTTCAACAAGAAGTTCTCTTCATTTGCAATATTTGACGGAAAGAATGATTCAAATTTCCTCCCTTATCAATGTTCTTCTAAGTATCATGCTAGAGAGCAAGACAAGAAATTTATACTGGGTTTGATGAAGTGGTTGGTTGATCACAAGATTGatacag gtttgaCTGATTTACATTCGTTGAAAGAGATCAGAGAAGGAGAACGTTTCAACTTGATCTGCAag ATTGTTCACGTATGTGAAGTTGAAAAAAACAAGTGGATGCTTCTCGTATGGGATGGCATGGATACTCCACCGGTCACTATCAAAACAAA GCTAGAAGAAGAAATGGAAAACCCACTTCCATTGCAGCCTGTGGACTTCATTTTGCAAAGAGATGTTCTCTGTACCTTGCCACCTCTTGGAACTGTCTTGAGGGTAATCGTTGATCGTTGCAACGAGAAACTTGGCATTAACTTCCTCAAGAGCAATCGGTGGGTGAAACTAATTAACATTAGATGTGAACTTCATGCAGCATTGTGGCATGCTATCCTAATGCCCTTTACTAGGGTTTGCTACTTATCTGATGAAGATGACATCGTTTTACAGCGCATGAG CCAGTACGATGAGCGTCGTAAATCCAAATGGGGATGGATGCCTTTGTcaagctttccttggtcatctGACATAGCAG AGACCGACTACCCTAATGTACCTTTTGTCTCCTTGATGAGAGCTCTGGCGAATCCAAAG GTCATAGGTAAATTCCACTGTGTAGTTCGAGTGGTAGCGGCATTTCCTTGGCTAGCTGAAGATTTCCGTTCCCCTTCTGGGGTTTATAGGATCAGGTTGACCCTAGAGGATCCAACTGCAAGAATCCATGCATATCTGTATAAAGAGGATGCG GAACAGTTTTTTGATGGCTACCCCTCTGTTTATACATTaacaaaaaagaggaatttGTTGCTTGGAACTTCTGAAGGCGATGATGGTAGTGAAATGAATGATCATTTTAGAAATCCACCCTGGATCAGGTGTTGCTTAAAGTCTTACCATATCGACGACAGTGATAGTTGGGGAAGTAGGAACTTTCGAATTTTTGCTACCACTATGAAAGCATAG